Within the Agromyces atrinae genome, the region CACCGCGGTCGCGGACAGGCACGGCGGCCACCTCGGTGCGCGGCGGGGGAGGCGGAGTGAGGTCACGCAGGGCGCTCGCCGCGATCGTCGCGCCCACGCGCTTGACGATGAGCTTCTCGACGATCGCGATGCGGTCGAACCCGCTGATGCGCACGCGCACCTCGTCGCCGACCTTCAGGTTCTGTGCGGCCTTGGCACGGTCGCCGTTCACCCGCACGTGGCCGGCGCGGCACGCCGCCGTCGCGGCCGACCGCGTCTTATAGAACCGGGTCGCCCAGAGCCACGCATCGACCCGTGCGCTCGCCGCCTCGCTCATCGCGCGAGCACCCACACGATGAGGAGGAGGGTGACGAGGAATCCCGAGATGTAGTTGAGCGCGAGGAAGTGCCGCCAGGCCCGGTTGGAGAGCCCCGACTCGGCATCGGAGACCGAGCGGTACGGCCAGACGACGACGATGTAGGGGAGGGCGAGGATCGCGCCGAGCGGGCCGGGCCACTCGGTCGCGAGCATGCCGAGACCCGCGAGCGCCCACAGCACGATCGCGATGCGCACCGTGGCGCGAGCGCCGAACACGGTCGCGATCGAGGCGATGTCGGCCTCGCGATCGGGGATGACGTCCTGCACGGCGCCGAACGCGTGGCTCGCGAGACCCCAGAAGAAGAACGCGACGACGATCGCGACGAGAGGGAGCGTGAACTCCGCGCCCGCGACGGTGAGCCCGTAGAGCGCGGGCGTCACGAAGTGGGTGCTCGAGGTGATCGAGTCGAGCACCGGGCGCTCCTTGAAGCGGAGCGGCGGCATCGAGTACGCGACGACGGCGAAGAGGCTCACGGCGAGTACGACCCAGGATGCCGGGTGCCCCGTGCCACCGAGCACGAGCATCGCGACGACGAGGGGGGTTGCGGTGACGATTCCGGCGATGACGGTGATGCGGTGGTACCGCGGAGCGAGGAGCGCGCCCTCAGCCCCGCCCTTCCGCGGGTTCCGGAGGTCGGACTCGTAGTCGAAGACGTCGTTGATGCCGTACATGAGGAGGTTGTACGGGATGAGGAAGAAGAGCGTGCCGACGACGAGCAGCGCATCGATGCGGCCCGTCGTGAGGATGTAGGCGGCGGCGAACGGGTACGCGGTGTTGATCCAGCTGAGCGGCCGGGACGCGATCAGTACATGGCGGAAGGTGTCAGTCACGGGTCGGCCTCTCGAGCAGCGTCCACAGGGCGGGCAGGAGCAGCACTCCGGCGAGGGGGTAGAGGAAGTCCTCGATCGGGGCGAGGCCGACGCTGAGACCGCTGCGGTGCGCGCTCGAGTACTCGAAGAGACCGGCCGCGATCATGATGTTGTCGAAGACGGCGGTGAGGACGACGAGCACGGCGAAGGCGACCCCCGCGGCGGCGAGCCGACGGCCGCGCGCCTGCGGGCGACGGAGGAGGGCGATGAGGAGCACGACGAGGGCGACGGCGAGGAACGGCAGGCTCACGAGGGCATACGTCATGCGGCATCCGCCTTCGCGACGCGCCGATCGAGGATGACGCGTACGCCGTTAGCGAGGATGAGCGTCAGATAGCAGAGGAAGGTCAGGAACACGATCTCTTCGAGCGGAAGCTCGGGCGCGACGAGGACTCCCGTCATGAACGACGTCTCACCCCGGTAGAACACGCCCGTCGCGATGCCCGTGAGATCCCACGCCACGAAGAATGCGACTCCGACCGCGATGACGATCGCCGCGCGTGCCGGTGAGGCGCGGAAGACGAGGCGATAGCGGTAGTCGATGAGGCCCATCGAGGCGATGGAGACGAGGAGGCACCCCAGATAGACGAAGCCGATCATGCCTCCGACCGTACCGGCTCGGGCAGCGGACTCGTGCTGCGGTCGCCCCGGATGCCCTTCGCGAGGATCTCGGCGCTGATGAGACACATCGGCAGCCCGATGCCGGGGATCGTCGTGCCGCCGGCGTAGTGGAGGCCCTCGATGACCTTCGACGAATTGCGACCGCGGAAGAACGCGCTCTGGCGGAGCGTGTGCGCCGGACCGAGTGCTCCGCCTCGCCACGAGTTGAGGTCGGACTCGAAGTCGGCCGGGCCCACGGTACGCCGGGTGACGATCCGGTCGGCGAGATCGGGGTCGCCCGCGACATCCGCGAGCCGGGCGATGGCGCGATCGACGATGCTCTCGACCTCCGTCGAACCCGCGCCGTCGATGCCGCCCGAACCGATGCCGGTGTCGGCGGGCACGGGGATGAGGAGGAAGAGGTTCGTGTCGCCTGCGGGCGCGACCGAGTCGTCGGTCGCGCTCGGCATGCAGGCGTAGAACGAGGTCGGCTCCGGAACCGTGGGGTCGTCGCCGAAGAGCTTCTCGAAGTCGCCGCGCCAGTCGGCGGTGAAGAAGAGCGAGTGGTGGAGGAGCCCCGCGACCTCGCCGCGGACTCCGAGCATCGCGAGCACGGCTCCCGGCCCCGGGTCGCGCTTCTGCCACCACGATTCGGGGTAGGTCTGCCGGTCCGCCGGCACGAGCTCGGTCTCGGTGTGGTGCAGGTCGGCGGCCGACACCACGCGGGTCGCGTCGATGCGGTGGGCGACTCCGTCCTGCACGTAGTCGACGCCGGCGGCACGCGTGCGCCGACTCGTGCGTTCGGTGCGGATGCGCGTGACGCGCGCCCCGGTCTCGATGCGAACGCCCTGGGCGCGCGCGATGCGCTCGATGGCCGCGATGATCGTCGTGAACCCGCCGCGCGGGTAGAGCACCCCCTGCTCGAGGTCGAGGTGGCTCATGAGGTGGTAGAGCGCCGGCGCCTTGTACGGCGACGTGCCGAGGAAGACCGCCGGGTAGCCGAGCACCTGGCGGAGGCGCCGGTCGCTCACGTAGTCGCCCGCGAACGCGTCGAGCGAGTTCGTCAGGAGTCGGGTGAGCTTCGGCAGCCGGGGGAGCAGGGAGGCGTCGAGGAATGCCGACGGCGCCGAGAAGTCGGAATAGAGGAAGCGCTCGAGCGCGAGCGAGTACGCCTCCTCCGACGAGTCGAGGTAACGCTCGAGGGCCGCACCCGCTCCCGCCTCCTGCGCCTCGAAGAGCGCGACGTTCGACTCGCGGTCGGCGCGGATGTCGAGGGCGTCGTCGTAGCCGTCGGAGTAGACCCGGTAGCCGGGGTCGAGCTCGACGAGGTCGAGCTCCTCGGCGGCGCTCGAACCGAACAGTCGGAAGAAGTGATCGAAGACCTCGGGCATGAGGTACCACGACGGCCCCGTGTCGAATCGGAATCCCTCGGACTCCCACGAGCCCGCGCGGCCTCCGACGACGTCGGAGGCTTCGAGCACGACGACGTCGGCTCCATCGCGCGCGAGCAGGGCGGCGCTCGCGAGACCCGCGATCCCCGCTCCGATGATGACGATACGGTCGCGGGTCACGGGCGTCCTCCCAGTGCCGAACGGGCGGCGATGATGAGTTTCTCGGAATCGGGCACGCGCACGCGGCGCGTCAGGAGTTCGGCGGCCGGGGTCTTCCGGAGCTTGGTCGACAGCCGACGGAAGAGGCCGTGGGCCGCGGTGACCGCGGGTCGCGCCGAGCGCGGCAGCAGGGGAAGCGAGTCGGCGGCGATGCGGAGGTCGGCGTCGATGTCGTCGAGGATCGCGTGCTTCTCGACATCCGTCATGCGGGTCGGATCGAGCCACGGGAAGTAGTTGCGGCCGAGCGTGCGGTAGTCGACGGCCGCGTCGCGGAGGAAGTTGACCTTCTGGAACGCGGCGCCGAGGTGGATGGCGCCCTCATCGAGTGCGGCACGTCGAGCAGGCTCGATCGTCTCGCCCGCGAAGAACGCCCGCAAGCACATGAGTCCGACCACTTCTGCGGACCCGTGGATGTACGGGCCGATCTCCTCGGCCGTGAACGGACTGTCGTCGAGGTCACGGCGCATCGAGGCGAAGAACGGGCGGGTGAGGCTCGGTTCGATCCCGCACTCGCGCGCGGTCACGGCGAAGGCGTGCACGACGATGTTCGCGCTGTAGCCGCGACGCATCGCCGTCTCGGTCTCCCGCTCGAGCTCGTCTAGGATGTCGAGCAGCTCGTCGGCCGCGAGGCCCGCCTCGGCCGCCGCCCCGTCGACGATCTCGTCGGCGATCCGCACGAGGGCGTAGATGTCTCGGATGCGCCGCCGGATGCCCGGTTCGAGCATGCGTGCTGCGGCGCCGAACGACGTCGAGTAGCGGCGAATGACGGTGCCCGAGGCATCGGAGGCGGTGCTGGTGTAGAGCCCGAGCGTCGTGTTCGTGCGGCGACGGTCGCTCATCGGGTCCTCTCGACGGCGCTGCGCGCGAAATCGGTGAGTGCGGAGACGAGGTCTCGGGGGAGGTCGGAGGACTCGATCTCGAAGACCGCGAGGGTCACGTGCTCGCGCGCGAGTTCGACCGTCGCGCTGAGCGCACCGCTCTCGCGCAGAGCCGCCCGGATCTCGTCGGCGCCGGCCTCGTCGAGGCTCGCCGAACCGAGGAGCGGTTCGATCCGCGCCCAGGCGTCGGTCGTCGCGGCGAAAGCCATGAGCGCCGTGCGCTTGCCCTCGCGGAGGTCGGCGATCGTGCTCTTGCCGAGCTCGTTCTCCTCGCCGAAGACGCCGAGGATGTCGTCGGCGAGCTGGAACGCGACGCCGGCGAGGCGCCCGAACCGGCCGAGCGCCTCGATCTGGCGGGTGTCGGCTCCCGCGAGCACGGCGCCCGCCTGCAGGGGCGCCTCGACGGAGTAGACCGCGGTCTTCTGCTCGAGCGTCGACAGCACGCGGTCGATGACCGGCCGGTCGCCGAGGATCGCGTAGGCGACGTCGGCGAGCTCGCCGGCGGCCGACACGAACACCGACCGATCGAGGATGTCGAGGAGGGGGAGCCGGATGTCGGCACCGACGTCGAGCCGCGCGATCGTGCGGTGCGAGAGGCTGAGCGCGAGGTCGCCGGCGAGCACGGCGGCCGCCTCACCCCAGGCGTCGGAACCGGCCTCGTCGACGCCGAGGCGTCGACCGCGATCGGCGAAGGCGCCGGCGATGTTCGGCTGACCGCGGCGCCGGGTGTCGTGGTCGATGACGTCGTCGTGGATGACGAAGGCGGTGTGCAGCAGCTCGAAGGCGACGGCCACCTGGTCGACGGCTCCGGTGTTGCGGCCGCCGAGTGCGAAGTAGGCGAGCCTGACGAGCGTCGGCCGGATGCGCTTGCCTCCGGAGCTCGCCTGCTCGAGCGTCTCCCAGAGCGCCGTGTAGTGCTCGCCGTAGGCGGTCGCGCGCACGCGCTCGACGGCGAAGAGGGCACGCAACTGGGCGTCGATCTCGTCAATGTGGGCGGTGCGGTCGATGGTGTCAGTCACGGTAGAGCTCCATCTCGCGGACCTGCAGCGCGAGCCACGGGCTGAAGGCGAAGGGAGTGTCGTGCACGGCCCGGGCGAGCGCCGCGGGTTGCACCCATGCCCACTCGGCGACCTCGCTCGGGTTGGGTTCGAGGTCGGCGGTCGTCGTCGCGATGTAGACGGGGCACACCTCGTTCTCGACGGTGCCGCTCGCATCGGTCGCCCGGTAGCGGAAGAGGGGGAGGCCGAGCTCGAGGGAGTCGAGGCCGATGCCGAGCTCGAACTCGGCACGGCGGCGGACCGCGGCGACGACGGGTTCGGCGGGCTTCGGATGACCGCAGAACGAGTTCGTCCACACGCCCGGCCAGGTGGCCTTCGCGAGCGCTCGACGCGTCACGAGGACTTCGCCGATCGGGTTGAGGACGTGGCACGAGAAGGCGAGGTGGAGGGCGGTGTCGGGCCCGTGCGCCGCGCTCTTCGGAGCGGTGCCGATCGGGTTGCCCTCGGCGTCGAGGAGTACGACGTGATCGTCGGTCGTCCGGTCCATCTGCTCGATCGTCATCGACGACTCCCTCCGAACTGTTGCCGATAATGCTAACCCGGTTAGCGATTCTCACGCTACCATCGAGGTGTGAGTAACGGCGACGACGTTCGTTCCCTCCCTCGACGTTATTGGTACGGGGAGGGTTCTGGCGAGCCCGACGACATCTATCTCGTGCTGCAGGCCGTGCGGCGTTACCGCGACTCGGAGGACGGCATGCGCCGTCGCACGCGCGAGTCGATGGACATGAACGAGACCGACCTCTTCGCGCTCCGTGCCATCGTGAGTGCCGAACGCACGGGCAACCCGCTCTCGAGCGCCGAGCTCGCACGCCATCTTGAGATCAGTTCGGCCGCGACGACGAAGGTCGTCGCCCGACTCGTCGCCGCCGGGCACATCGCCCAGACCGAGCACCCGACCGACCGGCGTGCGCGGCTCCTGACGACCCTGCCGTTCGCGCACGAGCGCATGCGTTCGACCCTCGGCGGCATGCACGGCATGATGCGGGGCCTCGCCGAGGAGTTCGACCTCGACGAGCGTCGCACGATCGCCCGCTTCCTCGACGGAATGCGCGACATCCTCGACCAGCTACCCGAGACTCCGGACGACGACCGCTGATCGGCGCGCGATACTAGGAGTCATGAGCGGTACGACGGGTGATGCCTGGGTCGAAGGACCGAGCGGTGATCGCCACTGGGGGCGCTTCGGAGCGGCGGGCCTCCTCGTCGTGCACGAGCGTCTCGGTGTGCTCCTCCAGCACCGTGCGGAGTGGAGCCACTTCGGCGGTACCTGGGGAATCCCCGGCGGCGCGCGGCACGAGGGGGAGTCGGCGGTCGACGGCGCCCTGCGCGAGGCGGGCGAGGAGGCCGGCGTTCCCCGCGACGGCGTCGAGGTCCGATTCGAGCGCGTCTTCGATCTCGGCTACTGGTCGTACACGACCGTCGTCGTCGATGTCGTGCGCGACTTCGAGCCGGGTGTGACCGATCCCGAGAGCATCGAGATCCGTTGGGTGGCCCTCGATGACGTCGCCGCCCTGCCGCTCCACCCCGGCTTCGCCGCTAGCTGGCCGGAGCTCGTCGACGCCCTCAGTTCGTGACCCGCACGGCGGCTGCCCTCGGCGGCAGCGGCACGATCGCCGACGTCGTTTTCTGGTACTCGGCGTACTCGGGGTAGCGCTCGCGGGAGATCTTCTCGGTCATCCAGGTCGAGCCGATGAAGAGCGCGGTCAGGAGCACGGCGCCGGCGACCGTCGGGTGCAGCCACGCTCCCGTGGCCGTCACGGCGAACAGGTAGAACGCCCACCACTGCGCCTGCTCGAAGAAGAAGTTCGGGTGCCGTGAGTAGCGGAACAACCCCGTCGTCAGGAAGCGCGGCTCGCTCGCTCCGCCGGTTGCGGCGCGCGCGGCCTTCGCCTGGTGGAAGCGCCACTGCTGCTCGTCGGCGATCGTCTCGCCCACGAGGAGAGCGAGGAAGAGCAGCGCCACGAGCACGTCGGCGAGGCCGAGCGGCGACGGCGCAGCCTCCACGACGGTGAGTGCCGGGAGACAGATCAGGAGGATGAGGGCGTTCTGATACGCCGCGATGAAGAAGACGTTGAAGAGCGGGAACGCCCAGCGCGGCATCCGATCCCTCAGATATCCCCAGCGGTAGTCCTCCCCGCCGGGGGCGTAGCCGCCCTTCCGCGCGAAGTTGAACGTGAGCCGCGCCCCCCAGAGGGTGACGAGCACGGCCATGAGCACGAGCCGTGCATCGGCGAGCCCGGTCGACGCCGCGAAGATCCAGACGTAGGCGACGGGTGCGATCGACCAGATGCGGTCGACCCACGAGTGCTCGTGCGTGAGGACGGACAGGAGCCAGCACGCCGCTGCGATGCAGCCGCAGACGATGAGGCAGATCACGAGGGGACCCATGCCCGCATGTTAGCGGTCGATAGACTTCCCGTGTGGCAGGGGGCGAGCGGGATCCGGGTTCACGCGTGTGGACGGTGCCGAACGTGCTCAGCATGCTGCGCATCGCCCTCGTGCCGGTGTTCCTCGCGTTCATCGTCGCGGGCGAGTATCTCGGCGCGCTCATCGTGCTCGTGACCGCGAGCCTGACCGACCTCGCCGACGGATACCTCGCCCGCCGTCTGAACCAGGTGACGCGCCTCGGCCAGCTGCTCGATCCCGCGGCCGACCGCCTCTACATCTTCGCGACGCTCATCGGGCTCGCGTGGCGCGAGTTCGTGCCGTGGTGGATCGTCGTCGTCATCGTGGGCCGTGACGTGCTCCTCGCCGTGCTCGGCGTCGTGCTCGCGAACCACGGATACGGGCCGCTCCCCGTCCACACCCTCGGCAAGGTCGCGACGTTCGCGCTCTTCTTCGGCCTCCCCGTGATCATGCTCGGAGCGGCGTTCCCCGAGCTCTCCGCCGTGAGCCTCC harbors:
- a CDS encoding RNA-binding S4 domain-containing protein, which produces MSEAASARVDAWLWATRFYKTRSAATAACRAGHVRVNGDRAKAAQNLKVGDEVRVRISGFDRIAIVEKLIVKRVGATIAASALRDLTPPPPPRTEVAAVPVRDRGAGRPTKRERRDIEKLRGRDLE
- a CDS encoding prenyltransferase; translated protein: MTDTFRHVLIASRPLSWINTAYPFAAAYILTTGRIDALLVVGTLFFLIPYNLLMYGINDVFDYESDLRNPRKGGAEGALLAPRYHRITVIAGIVTATPLVVAMLVLGGTGHPASWVVLAVSLFAVVAYSMPPLRFKERPVLDSITSSTHFVTPALYGLTVAGAEFTLPLVAIVVAFFFWGLASHAFGAVQDVIPDREADIASIATVFGARATVRIAIVLWALAGLGMLATEWPGPLGAILALPYIVVVWPYRSVSDAESGLSNRAWRHFLALNYISGFLVTLLLIVWVLAR
- a CDS encoding lycopene cyclase domain-containing protein, which produces MTYALVSLPFLAVALVVLLIALLRRPQARGRRLAAAGVAFAVLVVLTAVFDNIMIAAGLFEYSSAHRSGLSVGLAPIEDFLYPLAGVLLLPALWTLLERPTRD
- a CDS encoding lycopene cyclase domain-containing protein; translation: MIGFVYLGCLLVSIASMGLIDYRYRLVFRASPARAAIVIAVGVAFFVAWDLTGIATGVFYRGETSFMTGVLVAPELPLEEIVFLTFLCYLTLILANGVRVILDRRVAKADAA
- the crtI gene encoding phytoene desaturase family protein; the encoded protein is MTRDRIVIIGAGIAGLASAALLARDGADVVVLEASDVVGGRAGSWESEGFRFDTGPSWYLMPEVFDHFFRLFGSSAAEELDLVELDPGYRVYSDGYDDALDIRADRESNVALFEAQEAGAGAALERYLDSSEEAYSLALERFLYSDFSAPSAFLDASLLPRLPKLTRLLTNSLDAFAGDYVSDRRLRQVLGYPAVFLGTSPYKAPALYHLMSHLDLEQGVLYPRGGFTTIIAAIERIARAQGVRIETGARVTRIRTERTSRRTRAAGVDYVQDGVAHRIDATRVVSAADLHHTETELVPADRQTYPESWWQKRDPGPGAVLAMLGVRGEVAGLLHHSLFFTADWRGDFEKLFGDDPTVPEPTSFYACMPSATDDSVAPAGDTNLFLLIPVPADTGIGSGGIDGAGSTEVESIVDRAIARLADVAGDPDLADRIVTRRTVGPADFESDLNSWRGGALGPAHTLRQSAFFRGRNSSKVIEGLHYAGGTTIPGIGLPMCLISAEILAKGIRGDRSTSPLPEPVRSEA
- a CDS encoding phytoene/squalene synthase family protein; this encodes MSDRRRTNTTLGLYTSTASDASGTVIRRYSTSFGAAARMLEPGIRRRIRDIYALVRIADEIVDGAAAEAGLAADELLDILDELERETETAMRRGYSANIVVHAFAVTARECGIEPSLTRPFFASMRRDLDDSPFTAEEIGPYIHGSAEVVGLMCLRAFFAGETIEPARRAALDEGAIHLGAAFQKVNFLRDAAVDYRTLGRNYFPWLDPTRMTDVEKHAILDDIDADLRIAADSLPLLPRSARPAVTAAHGLFRRLSTKLRKTPAAELLTRRVRVPDSEKLIIAARSALGGRP
- a CDS encoding polyprenyl synthetase family protein — encoded protein: MTDTIDRTAHIDEIDAQLRALFAVERVRATAYGEHYTALWETLEQASSGGKRIRPTLVRLAYFALGGRNTGAVDQVAVAFELLHTAFVIHDDVIDHDTRRRGQPNIAGAFADRGRRLGVDEAGSDAWGEAAAVLAGDLALSLSHRTIARLDVGADIRLPLLDILDRSVFVSAAGELADVAYAILGDRPVIDRVLSTLEQKTAVYSVEAPLQAGAVLAGADTRQIEALGRFGRLAGVAFQLADDILGVFGEENELGKSTIADLREGKRTALMAFAATTDAWARIEPLLGSASLDEAGADEIRAALRESGALSATVELAREHVTLAVFEIESSDLPRDLVSALTDFARSAVERTR
- the idi gene encoding isopentenyl-diphosphate Delta-isomerase; protein product: MTIEQMDRTTDDHVVLLDAEGNPIGTAPKSAAHGPDTALHLAFSCHVLNPIGEVLVTRRALAKATWPGVWTNSFCGHPKPAEPVVAAVRRRAEFELGIGLDSLELGLPLFRYRATDASGTVENEVCPVYIATTTADLEPNPSEVAEWAWVQPAALARAVHDTPFAFSPWLALQVREMELYRD
- a CDS encoding MarR family winged helix-turn-helix transcriptional regulator; this translates as MSNGDDVRSLPRRYWYGEGSGEPDDIYLVLQAVRRYRDSEDGMRRRTRESMDMNETDLFALRAIVSAERTGNPLSSAELARHLEISSAATTKVVARLVAAGHIAQTEHPTDRRARLLTTLPFAHERMRSTLGGMHGMMRGLAEEFDLDERRTIARFLDGMRDILDQLPETPDDDR
- a CDS encoding NUDIX domain-containing protein; the protein is MSGTTGDAWVEGPSGDRHWGRFGAAGLLVVHERLGVLLQHRAEWSHFGGTWGIPGGARHEGESAVDGALREAGEEAGVPRDGVEVRFERVFDLGYWSYTTVVVDVVRDFEPGVTDPESIEIRWVALDDVAALPLHPGFAASWPELVDALSS
- a CDS encoding DUF1295 domain-containing protein gives rise to the protein MGPLVICLIVCGCIAAACWLLSVLTHEHSWVDRIWSIAPVAYVWIFAASTGLADARLVLMAVLVTLWGARLTFNFARKGGYAPGGEDYRWGYLRDRMPRWAFPLFNVFFIAAYQNALILLICLPALTVVEAAPSPLGLADVLVALLFLALLVGETIADEQQWRFHQAKAARAATGGASEPRFLTTGLFRYSRHPNFFFEQAQWWAFYLFAVTATGAWLHPTVAGAVLLTALFIGSTWMTEKISRERYPEYAEYQKTTSAIVPLPPRAAAVRVTN
- a CDS encoding CDP-alcohol phosphatidyltransferase family protein, whose amino-acid sequence is MAGGERDPGSRVWTVPNVLSMLRIALVPVFLAFIVAGEYLGALIVLVTASLTDLADGYLARRLNQVTRLGQLLDPAADRLYIFATLIGLAWREFVPWWIVVVIVGRDVLLAVLGVVLANHGYGPLPVHTLGKVATFALFFGLPVIMLGAAFPELSAVSLPLGWALTLWGAFLYWWAGAIYALETFRVIRSDRHSVGLRSDTLD